From a region of the uncultured Propionivibrio sp. genome:
- a CDS encoding chemotaxis response regulator protein-glutamate methylesterase: MAERIKVMIIDDSAVVRQVVTQALAADAGIEVVGAASDPVFAMSRMQTVWPDVIILDIEMPRMDGITFLKKVMAKRPTPTIICSSLAERGASATFAALEAGAVSVITKPKLGLKSFLEDSSNDIVQAVRSAARANPRVLGAARRPVAAVASERHAALERTTDQVIAIGTSTGGTIALESVLTQLPATTLGIVIVQHMPAMFTAMFSERLNDLCQIEVREACHGDRVIPGRALIAPGGKHMTLRRNGAQYVVDVADGPLINRHKPSVDVLFRSVAKIAGANALGIIMTGMGDDGARGMREMHDAGARTIAQDEASCVVFGMPKEAIKLSAVDQVIPLDQIPAAIVGHSARHLKGDS; encoded by the coding sequence ATGGCTGAGCGCATCAAGGTCATGATCATCGACGACTCGGCCGTCGTCCGCCAGGTCGTCACCCAGGCACTCGCCGCCGATGCCGGCATCGAGGTCGTCGGCGCCGCCTCCGATCCGGTCTTCGCAATGAGCCGGATGCAGACCGTCTGGCCCGACGTGATCATCCTCGACATCGAGATGCCGCGCATGGATGGCATCACCTTCCTCAAGAAGGTCATGGCCAAACGGCCGACCCCGACGATCATCTGCTCTTCGCTCGCCGAACGCGGTGCCAGCGCGACCTTCGCCGCGCTCGAAGCCGGCGCCGTCTCGGTCATCACCAAGCCGAAACTTGGTCTCAAGAGTTTCCTTGAAGACTCATCCAATGACATCGTCCAGGCCGTACGCAGCGCCGCCCGCGCCAACCCGCGCGTGCTCGGCGCGGCACGCCGGCCGGTCGCCGCCGTCGCAAGCGAACGGCATGCGGCGCTGGAACGCACCACCGACCAGGTGATCGCCATCGGCACCTCGACCGGCGGCACCATCGCCCTCGAATCGGTGCTCACCCAGCTGCCCGCGACGACGCTCGGCATCGTCATCGTCCAGCACATGCCGGCGATGTTCACCGCGATGTTCTCCGAACGCCTCAACGACCTCTGCCAGATCGAGGTGCGCGAAGCCTGCCACGGCGACCGCGTCATCCCCGGCCGCGCCCTGATCGCGCCCGGCGGCAAACACATGACGCTGCGCCGCAATGGCGCCCAATATGTCGTCGACGTTGCCGACGGACCGCTCATCAACCGGCACAAACCCTCGGTCGACGTCCTCTTCCGCTCGGTCGCCAAGATCGCCGGCGCCAATGCGCTTGGCATCATCATGACCGGCATGGGCGACGACGGCGCGCGCGGCATGCGCGAAATGCATGACGCCGGCGCGCGCACCATCGCACAGGATGAGGCCAGCTGCGTCGTCTTCGGCATGCCGAAGGAAGCGATCAAGCTCAGCGCCGTCGACCAGGTCATTCCGCTCGACCAGATCCCGGCCGCGATCGTCGGCCACTCCGCCCGCCACCTCAAAGGAGACAGCTGA
- a CDS encoding HDOD domain-containing protein → MDPLSALEGIAADAARGDIVFPTHTDIALRVQRRLDDPDCSSEALVKLLAAEPLLSARVLSLANSTAYNPGGRSITDLKNAVARIGYAALRALTASTVVRQMQGMSNDPAHRAIAARLWEHTTHVASLARLLARRVTRQNPDAAFFAGVVHEVGSFYLISRAAAFPGLLEGERTLETWCGDGEALVGRAVLKALDVPASVAEAMEVLWGGYLAMPPSSLGDTLLLANELAPVESPLDALESMSRKNLPVELDLLINDETLTSILAESADEVQSLRQALA, encoded by the coding sequence ATGGACCCCCTGTCTGCCCTGGAAGGCATCGCGGCCGACGCGGCGCGCGGTGACATCGTCTTCCCGACCCACACCGACATCGCCCTGCGCGTGCAGCGCCGGCTCGATGACCCCGATTGCAGCAGCGAAGCGCTCGTCAAGCTGCTGGCAGCCGAACCGCTGCTCTCGGCACGCGTACTCTCGCTCGCCAACTCGACCGCCTACAACCCGGGCGGCCGCAGCATCACCGATCTCAAGAACGCTGTCGCACGCATCGGTTACGCCGCCCTGCGCGCGCTCACCGCCTCGACTGTAGTCCGCCAGATGCAGGGCATGTCGAACGATCCGGCACACCGCGCGATTGCCGCCCGCCTCTGGGAACACACCACGCATGTCGCGTCGCTGGCCCGTCTGCTCGCCCGCCGCGTTACCCGACAGAATCCCGACGCCGCGTTCTTTGCCGGCGTCGTGCACGAAGTCGGCAGTTTCTACCTGATCTCGCGCGCCGCCGCCTTTCCCGGACTGCTCGAGGGCGAACGCACCCTGGAAACATGGTGCGGCGACGGCGAGGCGCTGGTCGGACGCGCCGTACTTAAGGCGCTCGACGTGCCCGCCTCGGTTGCCGAGGCCATGGAGGTGCTGTGGGGCGGCTATCTCGCCATGCCACCGTCCTCGCTCGGCGACACCCTGCTCCTCGCCAACGAACTGGCGCCGGTCGAATCGCCGCTCGACGCGCTCGAGAGCATGAGCCGCAAGAATCTGCCGGTCGAGCTCGACCTCCTGATCAACGACGAAACACTGACGTCGATCCTGGCCGAGTCGGCAGACGAAGTGCAGTCGCTGCGCCAGGCGCTGGCCTGA
- a CDS encoding response regulator, protein MRTIMLVDDSATILLSISSILSKAGYGVEKAANAELALQKFTAGVKVDLLITDLNMPGMNGIELIREVRKLPAYKFMPILFLTTESQQSRKLEAKEAGASGWIVKPATADELLNTIKLVLK, encoded by the coding sequence ATGCGCACAATCATGCTGGTGGATGACTCCGCCACCATTCTGTTGAGCATTTCGAGCATTCTGAGCAAAGCTGGCTACGGTGTCGAAAAAGCGGCCAATGCCGAACTCGCGCTGCAGAAGTTCACCGCCGGCGTCAAGGTCGATCTGCTCATCACCGACCTCAACATGCCGGGAATGAACGGCATCGAACTGATCCGCGAAGTCCGCAAATTGCCGGCCTACAAATTCATGCCGATCCTCTTCCTGACGACCGAGTCGCAGCAAAGCCGCAAACTCGAAGCCAAGGAAGCCGGTGCTTCCGGCTGGATCGTCAAACCGGCCACTGCCGACGAGCTGCTCAACACCATCAAACTGGTCCTCAAATAA